The Amblyomma americanum isolate KBUSLIRL-KWMA chromosome 3, ASM5285725v1, whole genome shotgun sequence genome window below encodes:
- the LOC144124078 gene encoding THAP domain-containing protein 11-like codes for MPGCCVPLCTNHSKNGWKMYHFPTEPKRRLLWIAKVKRDKWQPTKGSCVCNAHFEENNFEQNRADGWKKLKPNAVPTVFPFRALPQKRKPPKERLGPPVPSGAW; via the exons ATGCCTGGCTGCTGTGTACCGTTGTGCACCAACCATTCTAAAAATGGCTGGAAGATGTATCACTTTCCGACAGAGCCGAAGAGAAGACTTCTGTGGATCGCAAAAGTTAAGCGTGATAAGTGGCAGCCGACGAAGGGATCATGCGTGTGCAAT GCCCACTTTGAAGAGAACAACTTCGAGCAAAATCGTGCCGACGGCTGGAAAAAGCTGAAACCAAATGCTGTACCAACTGTGTTTCCCTTTCGCG CTTTGCCCCAGAAAAGGAAGCCACCAAAAGAAAGGTTGGGACCTCCGGTGCCATCTGGGGCAT ggtga
- the LOC144124077 gene encoding uncharacterized protein LOC144124077 — protein MVAPLLRYNERHRRADQALLYPDEVAEWCGAATAAFGCRGNRVEDCEDKDYQIILPTLPTGRVVFNTVFLHGDVRARPFRIEDFRDALAETGTLPDVVALGAYHINHVWAVTLRSTEAVKKLLAFNELQVKRRRCLIIDPEDQQVKLRLHWMLHGVADDDIRTALAAFGKVTDVTRERWRIQGVSDKSSTTRTGLLKLKPGLKVDDLPHQVRVAGELALVVAPGRPMQCLRCHGTGHVRRECKVPRCTKCRRYGHADADCVRTYAVATGAVSKDDSAELLMDVAEAEESAKGIGEPEKHAGATDSSGPSSSDGGRKPEGAESSTNGMEASSDEISAPALQETDSAVQETEPATPSENHDKSGARSTSGPAPAKRPHAQTGTDGDKAAAPSVEEPPAKTTQGRRPSIRPRPNVSTKKRTLDKPPPQPGLEPAPDGSGVKDVV, from the exons atggtggcgccactgcTCCGGTACAATGAGCGCCACCGACGGGCGGATCAGGCGTTACTC TATCcggacgaggtggccgagtggtgcggagcggcgacagcggccttCGGCTGCCGCGGAAACAGGGTTGAAGACTGTGAAGATAAGGATTACCAGATCATTTTGCCGACACTGCCAACAGGACGTGTTGTTTTCAACACGGTTTTTCTTCACGgagacgtgcgagcgaggccgtTTCGGATCGAGGATTTCCGTGACGCCCTGGCCGAGACCGGTACGCTCCCCGACGTGGTCGCGTTGGGGGCGTACCATATCAACCATGTGTGGGCGGTCACCCTGCGGAGCACGGAGGCAGTAAAGAAGTTGCTCGCCTTCAATGAGCTGCAAGTTAAGAGACGCCGCTGCCTTATCATTGACCCGGAAGACCAACAGGTAAAGCTGCGGCTACACTGGATGCTTCATGGTGTTGCCGACGACGACATCCGGACGGCATTAGCGGCGTTTGGCAAAGTGACCGACGTTACGCGAGAGCGGTGGAGGATCCAAGGCGTCAGTGACAAGAGCTCAACGACAAGGACTGGCCTACTGAAGTTGAAGCCCGGTCTTAAAGTGGATGACCTACCACACCAGGTACGCGTCGCCGGTGAGTTGGCTCTTGTCGTGGCGCCTGGACGTCCAATGCAgtgcctgcgctgccacggtacggGTCACGTGCGGCGTGAATGTAAAGTTCCCCGCTGTACGAAGTGTCGGCGGTACGGTCACGCGGATGCCGACTGTGTCCGCACTTATGCGGTGGCTACGGGCGCTGTGTCGAAAGACGATTCTGCGGAACTCCTGATGGACGTAGCCGAGGCCGAAGAATCTGCAAAAGGCATAGGCGAACCCGAAAAGCACGCAGGCGCGACGGACTCTTCGGGACCCTCCAGCAGCGATGGTGGGCGGAAGCCTGAAGGGGCAGAATCTTCGACAAATGGGATGGAGGCGTCGAGTGATGAAATAAGCGCGCCGGCGCTCCAAGAAACCGACTCAGCGGTCCAAGAAACCGAGCCAGCAACTCCGAGCGAGAACCATGACAAGAGCGGCGCCCGTAGTACCAGTGGTCCTGCCCCAGCGAAGAGACCACATGCCCAGACCGGAACCGATGGAGACAAGGCGGCAGCCCCCAGTGTCGAGGAGCCGCCGGCAAAAACGACCCAAGGACGGCGGCCATCCATCCGACCACGACCTAATGTGTCGACGAAGAAGAGAACCCTCGATAAACCGCCCCCGCAGCCAGGCCTGGAACCAGCACCGGATGGCTCCGGTGTCAAAGACGTCGTCTAG
- the LOC144124867 gene encoding centrosomal protein of 19 kDa-like, with protein MTSTGITIKRIGVRLNSPAVVIVYQTDSSALHKRTMPVRGLFKDSDVKSVAEALRDRHSAVLNDAPLIQVEKMLRILQENMKGHTLEECVAKVNKEFTVNPDEDLNKLDDETLQRKKDVMNLSFEKSRKKPGDPDFQYDVEEDFDVEGAIETSGWDSDKSAEFDF; from the coding sequence ATGACTTCTACTGGCATCACGATTAAGAGAATCGGCGTGCGACTAAACAGTCCTGCCGTCGTTATCGTGTACCAAACGGACAGCAGTGCTCTTCACAAGAGAACGATGCCCGTGAGAGGCCTGTTCAAAGATTCGGACGTCAAGAGCGTCGCCGAAGCGTTGCGCGATCGGCATTCGGCGGTACTGAACGATGCTCCGCTAATACAGGTGGAGAAGATGCTGCGCATTCTGCAGGAGAACATGAAGGGGCACACCTTGGAAGAGTGCGTGGCAAAAGTGAACAAGGAGTTCACGGTGAACCCCGACGAAGACCTAAACAAGCTCGACGATGAGACTCTGCAGAGGAAGAAAGACGTGATGAACCTATCGTTCGAAAAAAGTCGCAAGAAGCCCGGAGACCCTGATTTTCAGTACGACGTCGAGGAAGATTTCGACGTCGAAGGTGCGATCGAGACGTCTGGCTGGGACTCCGACAAGAGCGCCGAATTCGACTTCTGA